Part of the Terriglobales bacterium genome, CTGGCCATATCAACATCCAGGAACCCAATCGCCGGGCCACCGGAACCAAACTGGTATATACCGCTGCGGACGGCAAATTTGTTCTGACTGGCGGGCCTCCCAGCATTTTTGATGCCGAACGGGGCAAAATCACCGGCGATTCGTTGACTTTCTTCAGTCGCGATGATAGGGTCGTGGTCGAGAGCGGCGGCTCCTCACCGACCGTAACTCGAACACGGATAACGAAATAGATGCAGACCCTGGCGACAGAAGAGATAGGTAAATCTTATCGTGGACGCCGGGTCGTAAACGCCGTAAGCCTCAACGTCAATCAAGCCGAAGTCGTCGGTTTGCTGGGTCCAAACGGCGCCGGCAAGACCACCACCTTTTACATGATTGTCGGCCTCATTCCGCCCGAATCGGGAAGGATTCTGATGGACGGCGAGGACATTACCGCCACCCCGATGTACTTGCGCGCGCGCAACTTCGGCATCAGCTACCTGCCCCAGGAGCCCTCGGTTTTTCGCAAGCTGACCGTAGAGGAGAACATCCTGGCGGTGTTGGAGGCCCAGCCGCTGTCCTGGCACGAGCGTCGCGAGCGCATGGAGAGGCTGATCGGCCAGCTTGGGTTAGGACATATCCGCAAAAACAGGGGGTATGCGCTCTCCGGCGGGGAACGCCGCCGGGTGGAAATCGCCCGCGCCCTTTGCATTCAGCCCAAGTTTATCTTGTTGGACGAGCCCTTTTCGGGAATCGATCCAATTGCAGTCTTGGACCTGCAGAGGATTATCTCCGATCTGAAGGCAAGCGGCATCGGGGTACTGATCACCGACCATAACGTTCGCGAAACCCTGTCTGTGACTGACCGGGCCTACATCATCACCGAAGGCCGCATTTCTTTCGTCGGCACTCCCGAGCAGCTCGGCAGCAACCCGGAAGTCAAGCGCGTCTATTT contains:
- the lptB gene encoding LPS export ABC transporter ATP-binding protein, yielding MQTLATEEIGKSYRGRRVVNAVSLNVNQAEVVGLLGPNGAGKTTTFYMIVGLIPPESGRILMDGEDITATPMYLRARNFGISYLPQEPSVFRKLTVEENILAVLEAQPLSWHERRERMERLIGQLGLGHIRKNRGYALSGGERRRVEIARALCIQPKFILLDEPFSGIDPIAVLDLQRIISDLKASGIGVLITDHNVRETLSVTDRAYIITEGRISFVGTPEQLGSNPEVKRVYLGESFSLV